In Polynucleobacter sp. es-EL-1, the following are encoded in one genomic region:
- the ilvC gene encoding ketol-acid reductoisomerase, producing the protein MKVFYDKDADLSLIKGKKVTIIGYGSQGHAHALNLKDSGCNVTVGLRKDGASWSKAANAGLTVKEVGEAVKDADVVMMLLPDEQIAEVYNKEVHGNIKQGAALAFAHGFNVHYGQVQPRADLDVIMIAPKAPGHTVRGTYAQGGGVPHLIAVYQDKSGSARDVALSYATANGGGRAGIIETNFREETETDLFGEQAVLCGGAVELIKAGFETLVEAGYAPEMAYFECLHELKLIVDLIYEGGIANMNYSISNNAEYGEYVTGPRVVTEDTKNAMRQCLKDIQTGEYAKSFILENKAGAPTLISRRRLNAEHDIEVVGAKLRAMMPWIAKNKLVDQTKN; encoded by the coding sequence ATGAAAGTTTTTTACGATAAAGACGCTGATTTGTCACTCATTAAAGGCAAGAAGGTCACCATTATTGGTTATGGTTCACAGGGTCACGCACATGCATTGAACCTCAAGGATTCAGGCTGCAATGTGACTGTGGGTTTGCGTAAAGACGGCGCTTCCTGGAGTAAAGCTGCAAATGCTGGTTTGACAGTGAAAGAAGTGGGCGAAGCAGTTAAAGATGCTGATGTCGTGATGATGCTTTTGCCTGATGAGCAAATTGCTGAGGTTTACAACAAAGAAGTGCATGGCAATATCAAGCAAGGCGCTGCGCTTGCTTTTGCTCATGGCTTTAATGTTCACTATGGTCAAGTGCAGCCACGCGCTGACTTAGATGTCATCATGATTGCTCCTAAGGCTCCTGGTCATACTGTTCGTGGCACATACGCTCAAGGTGGCGGCGTTCCTCACTTGATCGCTGTGTATCAAGATAAATCTGGTTCAGCTCGTGATGTGGCTTTGTCCTATGCAACGGCAAACGGCGGCGGTCGTGCTGGCATTATTGAAACCAACTTCCGCGAAGAAACTGAAACTGACTTGTTCGGTGAGCAGGCTGTTCTTTGTGGCGGCGCAGTGGAATTGATCAAGGCAGGCTTTGAGACTCTGGTTGAGGCTGGTTACGCTCCAGAGATGGCCTATTTTGAGTGCTTGCATGAGCTCAAGTTGATTGTGGACTTGATCTACGAGGGTGGTATCGCCAATATGAACTACTCCATCTCTAATAATGCTGAGTACGGTGAGTATGTAACTGGCCCACGTGTTGTTACAGAAGATACTAAAAACGCCATGCGTCAGTGCCTGAAAGATATTCAGACTGGTGAGTATGCAAAGAGCTTCATCTTGGAAAACAAAGCAGGTGCGCCGACTTTGATTTCACGTCGTCGTTTGAATGCAGAGCATGACATCGAAGTGGTGGGTGCAAAATTACGCGCCATGATGCCTTGGATTGCGAAGAACAAATTAGTTGATCAGACCAAGAACTAA
- a CDS encoding phosphatidylserine decarboxylase — protein sequence MMYPHPIIAREGWPYLALVGAVTLLVHYLGGIAWSWPLWIIFIFVLQFFRDPQRIAALGRDLVLSPADGRIVVVEKTMDPYAEREALKISVFMNVFNVHSNRSAVNGLVKEIQYFPGKFVNADLDKASTENERNAVVIDANGQIVTLVQVAGLIARRILCYIHVGDRLKAGERYGFIRFGSRVDVYLPLTAEPLVSVGDKVFATNTALARVPGLD from the coding sequence ATGATGTATCCACACCCCATTATTGCAAGAGAAGGTTGGCCATATTTGGCACTAGTGGGGGCAGTGACCTTGTTAGTCCATTATTTAGGTGGCATTGCATGGTCTTGGCCTTTGTGGATTATTTTCATCTTTGTTCTGCAGTTCTTTCGCGATCCGCAGCGTATTGCAGCCCTGGGTCGTGACTTGGTTTTGTCACCTGCCGATGGTCGCATTGTCGTTGTAGAAAAGACTATGGACCCTTATGCGGAGCGCGAAGCACTCAAAATTAGTGTGTTCATGAATGTATTTAACGTTCACTCGAACCGTAGCGCAGTAAATGGCTTGGTGAAAGAGATTCAGTATTTCCCTGGTAAGTTTGTTAACGCGGATTTAGATAAAGCATCGACAGAAAATGAACGCAACGCAGTGGTCATTGACGCTAACGGTCAGATCGTGACTTTGGTCCAAGTAGCGGGCCTCATTGCCAGACGTATTCTTTGCTACATTCATGTGGGTGATCGATTGAAGGCGGGTGAGCGTTATGGCTTTATTCGCTTTGGATCTCGTGTGGATGTATATTTACCTTTAACGGCTGAGCCATTGGTAAGTGTTGGCGATAAAGTATTTGCCACTAATACTGCGCTGGCTCGTGTGCCTGGTTTAGATTAA
- the pssA gene encoding CDP-diacylglycerol--serine O-phosphatidyltransferase produces MTSFRRRGRLDRNRLQRSRVGKTQEEWADDLGDGVDFEVEELHADKPRVRSKGIYLLPNAFTTAALFCGFFAIVNAMNHHFEIAAIAIFASLVLDGMDGRVARMTNTQSAFGEQYDSLADMVSFGVAPALVAYEWALKDLGKWGWLAAFTYCAGAALRLARFNVNTGVVDKKFFQGLPSPAAGALMAGFIWLADDNKIPVRDSAIPWITFFLAVYAGLTMVSNARFYSGKALDVRYRVPFGVMVLLILTFVLISSNPPLTLFGLFVVYSISGYVIWAWERLSGRRFS; encoded by the coding sequence TTGACTTCATTTCGCCGTCGTGGCCGTTTAGATCGCAATCGTTTGCAACGCTCTCGCGTGGGGAAAACTCAGGAGGAGTGGGCAGATGATTTGGGTGATGGCGTAGATTTTGAAGTAGAAGAGCTGCATGCCGATAAGCCGCGAGTTCGCAGTAAAGGTATTTACCTCTTACCCAATGCCTTTACTACTGCTGCCTTGTTCTGCGGTTTCTTTGCCATCGTCAATGCCATGAATCACCATTTTGAGATTGCTGCAATTGCTATTTTTGCATCTCTAGTGCTTGACGGTATGGATGGTCGTGTTGCTCGGATGACCAATACCCAAAGCGCCTTTGGTGAGCAATATGACTCCTTAGCAGATATGGTTTCATTTGGAGTTGCTCCCGCCTTGGTTGCTTATGAGTGGGCCCTTAAGGACTTGGGTAAGTGGGGTTGGTTGGCTGCCTTTACGTATTGCGCTGGAGCTGCTTTGCGCTTGGCACGTTTTAATGTGAACACTGGTGTTGTCGACAAGAAGTTTTTCCAAGGGCTGCCAAGTCCTGCGGCAGGCGCCTTAATGGCCGGCTTTATTTGGCTAGCGGATGATAATAAGATTCCCGTACGAGATAGCGCAATTCCTTGGATCACTTTCTTTTTGGCGGTATATGCTGGCTTGACGATGGTTTCCAATGCCCGTTTTTATAGTGGTAAGGCGCTTGATGTTCGCTATCGCGTCCCGTTTGGAGTCATGGTGCTCTTGATTCTGACCTTTGTACTGATTTCATCTAACCCACCCCTGACGCTATTTGGTTTGTTTGTTGTTTATTCCATTTCTGGATATGTCATTTGGGCATGGGAACGTCTCAGCGGACGTCGTTTTAGCTAA
- a CDS encoding 2-isopropylmalate synthase gives MSDKVIIFDTTLRDGEQSPGASMTKDEKVRIARQLERLKVDVIEAGFAASSEGDFQAISAVAAAVKDSIVCSLARANDKDITRAADALKAANAKRIHAFLATSPLHMAVKLRMSPEEVLEQAKRSIRFARNLAEDIEFSAEDGYRSEMDFLCRVVEAVIKEGASTINIPDTVGYATPELYGEFIKTLRTRVPNSDKAVWSVHCHNDLGMAVANSLAGVKIGGARQIECTINGLGERAGNTALEEIVMSLRTRKDYFDMTCGIDATQIVPASKLVSQITGFVVQPNKAVVGANAFAHTSGIHQDGILKNRDTYEIMRAEDVGWATNKIVLGKLSGRNAFKQRLQELGIAIEAEADLNEAFIRFKALADQKSEIFDEDIIAIMSDSAAAEEGEFYKFISLSQHSETGERPKSKVTFRVGDKEASSEAEGNGPVDASLNAIEEIVKSGAEQLLYSVNAITSGTQSQGEVTVRLSKGGRIVNGVGTDPDIIAASAKAYLSALNKLHDPSQAKLNAQMTP, from the coding sequence ATGAGCGACAAAGTAATCATTTTTGATACCACCTTGCGAGATGGCGAACAATCGCCAGGCGCCTCCATGACGAAGGACGAGAAAGTGCGTATTGCACGTCAATTAGAGCGCCTCAAGGTTGATGTGATTGAGGCAGGTTTTGCGGCTAGCTCAGAAGGTGACTTTCAGGCGATTTCCGCGGTTGCTGCTGCAGTCAAGGACTCGATCGTTTGTTCGCTTGCTCGTGCCAACGATAAAGATATCACCCGTGCAGCCGATGCTTTGAAGGCTGCCAATGCAAAACGTATTCATGCTTTCTTGGCAACTAGTCCATTGCATATGGCGGTGAAGTTACGCATGTCTCCAGAGGAGGTATTGGAGCAGGCCAAACGCTCGATTCGATTTGCTAGAAATTTGGCAGAAGATATTGAGTTCTCTGCAGAAGACGGTTATCGCTCTGAAATGGACTTTTTATGCCGCGTTGTGGAGGCGGTGATTAAAGAGGGCGCCTCAACAATCAATATTCCCGATACGGTAGGTTACGCAACCCCAGAGTTGTATGGCGAGTTTATTAAAACCTTGCGTACACGGGTGCCTAACTCGGACAAGGCTGTGTGGTCAGTGCATTGCCATAACGACTTAGGGATGGCTGTAGCCAACTCATTAGCTGGGGTGAAGATTGGTGGTGCACGTCAAATTGAATGCACGATTAATGGCTTAGGAGAGCGCGCTGGCAATACTGCCTTGGAAGAGATTGTGATGTCTTTACGTACACGTAAGGATTACTTTGATATGACGTGCGGCATTGATGCTACTCAGATTGTTCCTGCCTCTAAGTTAGTCTCACAGATTACCGGGTTTGTTGTTCAGCCCAATAAAGCAGTAGTCGGTGCGAATGCTTTTGCGCATACCTCTGGCATTCATCAAGATGGTATTTTGAAGAATCGCGATACCTATGAAATCATGCGTGCAGAAGACGTGGGTTGGGCTACCAATAAAATTGTTTTGGGGAAGTTATCTGGCCGCAATGCATTTAAGCAACGCTTACAAGAGTTGGGAATTGCTATTGAAGCTGAAGCTGATTTGAATGAGGCATTTATTCGCTTTAAAGCTTTAGCTGACCAGAAGTCTGAAATTTTTGATGAAGACATTATTGCCATCATGTCAGATTCTGCAGCGGCAGAAGAGGGTGAGTTCTATAAATTTATTTCTTTAAGTCAGCATTCTGAAACAGGTGAGCGTCCAAAGTCTAAAGTCACTTTCCGTGTTGGCGATAAAGAGGCAAGCTCAGAGGCTGAAGGTAACGGCCCAGTAGATGCAAGCTTGAATGCCATTGAGGAGATTGTGAAGAGTGGGGCAGAGCAGTTGCTCTATTCAGTCAATGCGATTACTTCTGGAACGCAGTCTCAAGGCGAAGTCACTGTGCGATTGTCTAAAGGTGGGCGCATCGTCAATGGCGTTGGAACTGATCCTGACATTATTGCGGCATCAGCTAAAGCCTATTTATCGGCATTGAATAAATTGCACGACCCTAGCCAAGCCAAACTCAATGCGCAGATGACCCCGTAA
- a CDS encoding YSC84-related protein: protein MHAQLIRLLAVSILAITPALCHAQFSNPFSSDKTTAQQRQDILKKSDETLKQLYAVSPKAKELIDKSVGYATFSNFGMKILIAGGGTGSGVVIEKDSKPVYMNMAEVQAGLGIGIKSFQNIFVFQTKAALNDFKNSGWTFGGQVTAAAKYQADGGAYQDAAVVAPGVLMYQLTDSGLAAEITGKGTKYYQNTDLNK, encoded by the coding sequence ATGCATGCCCAACTCATTCGCTTATTAGCTGTCAGTATATTAGCTATTACCCCTGCTTTATGTCATGCGCAGTTTTCCAATCCCTTTAGTTCCGATAAAACCACTGCCCAGCAGCGGCAGGATATCCTCAAAAAGAGTGATGAAACGCTAAAGCAACTCTATGCGGTTTCGCCTAAGGCCAAAGAGCTTATTGACAAATCGGTTGGCTATGCCACTTTTAGTAATTTTGGGATGAAGATCTTGATTGCTGGTGGCGGAACTGGTAGCGGCGTAGTCATTGAAAAAGATTCCAAGCCTGTTTATATGAATATGGCTGAAGTCCAAGCGGGTCTGGGCATTGGCATTAAATCCTTTCAGAATATCTTTGTCTTCCAAACAAAAGCGGCATTAAATGACTTTAAAAATTCTGGATGGACTTTTGGCGGACAAGTTACTGCCGCAGCTAAATATCAAGCCGATGGCGGTGCCTATCAAGATGCCGCCGTGGTGGCGCCTGGGGTGTTGATGTACCAACTCACAGACTCAGGCCTCGCCGCAGAAATTACCGGCAAAGGCACTAAGTACTATCAGAATACCGATCTCAATAAATAA
- a CDS encoding patatin-like phospholipase family protein — protein sequence MSSLIRLTVICSIVFLTACSSLQRKAAVPSDQMGQAQIAGLSGVRYMVASQASIDQMASDIEAGFKVRSAASLNSAANYLSLSGGGDDGAYGAGLLIGWSERGDRPQFNLVTGISTGALIAPFAFMGKEYDPVLRHVYTQVGPEDIYIERGLISGILGDGLSDTTPLYQLISKYVDEKFLKKVADEYATKNRWLLIGTTNLDAGVPVVWNMGRIASIGTPEALELFRKIMLASASIPGAFSPMLFDVEVAGKSFQEMHVDGGAITQVFLYPSALSARAQDLKLKLQKQRNAYIIRNSRLDPQWRETERGTLSIVQRAISSLIQTQGVGDLYRIYHTTQLDGVGFNLAYIGSDFKFPHKTEFDTAYMQALFDYGYRQGIAGKEWQKYPPGYKRGFDENLPKK from the coding sequence ATGTCATCACTGATTCGCCTTACGGTTATTTGCTCCATTGTGTTTTTGACTGCTTGTAGCAGCTTGCAGCGTAAAGCCGCTGTTCCCTCTGACCAGATGGGTCAAGCACAAATAGCTGGATTATCTGGCGTGAGATATATGGTTGCCAGTCAGGCTAGCATCGATCAGATGGCAAGCGATATTGAGGCAGGATTTAAAGTCCGGAGTGCGGCAAGCTTAAATTCCGCAGCAAATTATTTATCACTATCGGGCGGCGGTGATGATGGCGCCTATGGTGCAGGTCTTTTAATTGGTTGGTCCGAGCGTGGCGATCGCCCGCAATTTAACTTAGTGACCGGTATTAGTACAGGCGCCTTGATCGCCCCATTTGCTTTTATGGGCAAAGAGTATGACCCAGTGCTACGTCATGTGTATACCCAAGTGGGGCCGGAAGATATTTACATTGAACGAGGCCTGATTTCGGGGATTTTGGGAGACGGTCTGTCAGACACCACCCCTTTATATCAACTGATTTCTAAATATGTTGATGAGAAATTCTTAAAAAAGGTGGCTGATGAGTACGCCACCAAAAATCGTTGGTTATTGATTGGCACCACCAATTTAGACGCCGGAGTACCAGTAGTTTGGAATATGGGTAGGATTGCCAGCATTGGAACGCCTGAAGCTCTGGAGCTATTTAGAAAGATTATGCTTGCCTCTGCCTCTATTCCTGGGGCGTTTTCCCCCATGCTGTTTGATGTTGAGGTTGCTGGGAAGAGTTTCCAGGAGATGCATGTCGACGGTGGCGCTATCACCCAGGTTTTTCTCTATCCAAGCGCTTTATCTGCACGCGCACAAGATCTCAAGCTCAAGCTCCAAAAGCAACGCAATGCTTACATTATTCGTAATTCGCGTTTGGATCCTCAATGGCGCGAGACCGAACGGGGTACTTTAAGTATTGTTCAAAGAGCTATTTCAAGCCTTATTCAGACACAAGGTGTAGGAGATCTATATCGCATCTATCACACCACCCAGCTTGATGGGGTTGGTTTCAATTTGGCATACATTGGCTCGGACTTTAAATTTCCGCATAAAACAGAGTTTGATACTGCCTACATGCAGGCCCTTTTTGATTATGGCTATCGGCAGGGCATCGCTGGCAAGGAGTGGCAAAAGTACCCACCAGGCTATAAACGGGGATTTGATGAGAATTTGCCTAAAAAGTAG